The following proteins are co-located in the Microbacterium sp. Clip185 genome:
- a CDS encoding acyl-CoA dehydrogenase family protein: MTSLPGDTAAAYDVTARLDTDYYAVFADIPAADRAVWDRAKAYVDEVGDRMVAAWDDSSYPLDLVTRLGELDLYNDGIDHPRLTHFSPLAAGLVNMEVSRGDGSLGTVIAVQGGLALRTLALFGSAEQQERWLEPLARGEVLGSFALTEPDHGSDSVSLETVARRDGDEWVLRGAKKWIGNGASGGITFVWARVDDPSADEHGAVRCFLVPQDTAGYTGTVIAGKASLRGIHQAHIALDDVRLPADAVLPGARSFKDASTVLYSTRSGVAWSALGHATACYEAALSYAQQRVQFGKPLVKFQMVQERLTQMLDELTAMQLYCRRMADLETAGALRPTQASLAKYHNTRAARRIAQTARDLMGGNGILLENRVIQHMADIEAIHTYEGTESVQALLIGRDVTGTGAFV, translated from the coding sequence ATGACTTCTCTGCCGGGCGACACCGCCGCCGCCTACGACGTGACCGCGCGGCTGGACACCGACTACTACGCCGTGTTCGCTGACATCCCCGCCGCCGACCGGGCGGTCTGGGACCGCGCGAAGGCCTACGTCGACGAGGTCGGCGATCGCATGGTCGCCGCCTGGGACGACAGCTCCTACCCGCTGGATCTCGTCACCCGTCTGGGCGAGCTCGATCTGTACAACGACGGCATCGACCACCCTCGACTCACCCACTTCTCCCCGCTGGCCGCGGGCCTGGTCAACATGGAGGTGTCGCGGGGCGACGGCTCGCTCGGCACGGTGATCGCGGTGCAGGGCGGCCTCGCGCTTCGCACCCTCGCTCTCTTCGGATCCGCCGAGCAGCAGGAGCGGTGGCTCGAGCCGCTCGCCCGCGGCGAGGTGCTGGGCTCCTTCGCGCTCACGGAACCCGATCACGGATCCGACTCCGTCTCGCTCGAGACCGTCGCTCGGCGCGATGGCGACGAATGGGTCCTGCGCGGCGCGAAGAAGTGGATCGGCAACGGTGCGTCCGGGGGCATCACGTTCGTGTGGGCGCGCGTGGACGACCCTTCCGCCGACGAGCACGGCGCGGTGCGCTGCTTCCTGGTCCCGCAGGACACCGCGGGCTACACCGGCACGGTGATCGCCGGCAAGGCGTCGCTGCGCGGCATCCACCAGGCGCACATCGCGCTGGACGACGTGCGCCTGCCCGCGGATGCGGTGCTGCCCGGCGCCCGCAGCTTCAAGGATGCGTCGACGGTGCTGTACTCCACCCGCTCCGGCGTGGCGTGGTCGGCGCTCGGCCATGCCACGGCGTGCTACGAGGCCGCGCTGTCGTACGCCCAGCAGCGTGTGCAGTTCGGCAAGCCCCTCGTGAAGTTCCAGATGGTGCAGGAGCGGCTCACGCAGATGCTCGACGAGCTGACGGCGATGCAGCTCTACTGCCGCCGCATGGCGGATCTCGAGACCGCGGGCGCACTGCGACCCACCCAGGCCTCCCTCGCGAAGTACCACAACACCCGCGCCGCACGCCGCATCGCCCAGACCGCGCGCGACCTCATGGGCGGCAACGGCATCCTGCTCGAGAACCGGGTGATCCAGCACATGGCCGACATCGAAGCCATCCACACCTACGAGGGCACCGAGAGCGTGCAGGCGCTGCTCATCGGACGCGACGTCACGGGCACCGGCGCGTTCGTCTGA
- a CDS encoding TetR/AcrR family transcriptional regulator has product MSETASPSAARDDVVAAALDLFARQGFEATSVDQIAQAAGISRSTFFRQFGGKDDVVFADHELLLDKLRTYLARPHENPWEAVCEASMQVYRHFAADPELARRRYTVVRDVPALRDREIVTVFRYERLFDEYLRTALPGLDPLDAVSFAALVTAVHNHVLRRLLRGPKKVPASALRRALDDCLDKFGVGSRASQAPDDVVVAVFPRRMPAAEVARRLGDSLR; this is encoded by the coding sequence ATGAGTGAGACAGCTTCCCCCTCAGCCGCGCGTGACGATGTCGTCGCCGCGGCCCTCGACCTGTTCGCACGGCAGGGTTTCGAGGCGACCTCGGTCGACCAGATCGCCCAGGCCGCGGGTATTTCGCGCTCCACGTTCTTCCGCCAGTTCGGCGGCAAGGACGACGTCGTCTTCGCCGACCATGAGCTGTTGCTCGACAAGCTCCGCACCTACCTCGCTCGGCCCCACGAGAACCCGTGGGAGGCGGTCTGCGAGGCGTCGATGCAGGTCTACCGCCACTTCGCGGCCGACCCCGAGCTCGCCCGACGCCGCTACACGGTGGTGCGCGACGTGCCGGCGCTGCGCGACCGCGAGATCGTGACCGTGTTCCGCTACGAACGGCTGTTCGACGAGTACCTGCGCACGGCCCTGCCCGGCCTCGACCCGCTGGATGCGGTGAGCTTCGCGGCCCTTGTCACGGCCGTGCACAACCATGTGCTGCGCCGCCTCCTGCGCGGCCCCAAAAAGGTGCCGGCCTCGGCGCTGCGTCGGGCCCTCGACGACTGCCTCGACAAGTTCGGGGTCGGCTCGCGCGCATCGCAGGCGCCCGACGACGTCGTGGTAGCCGTCTTCCCCCGCCGCATGCCGGCCGCCGAGGTGGCCCGGCGCTTGGGCGACAGCCTGCGCTGA
- a CDS encoding pyridoxal phosphate-dependent aminotransferase, with protein sequence MPALSDHLRSVPPSGIRRIFEIALTLDDVTMLAVGEPDVPVAGHIIEAARRAWEADETDYVANAGIPALRHAFADRFAVNHGVDLSPERVWVTVGGTQALHQAMGLVLGPGDEVLVPDPGYTTFSMSPRMLSAVPVPYALRPEVDFLPELEAIEALITPRTRAIVVNSPSNPLGTVIDGGLAQGLLELARRYDLWIISDEVYAELTWGDPHVSLTALDARSDEPRVLGVFSLSKSYAMTGVRVGFLITPLGMDQTLRTVQEAMIACVAAPDQRAGVAALTGDQSNIALARAHYRRNLDAAIALLDERGIAYRVPDGAFYLWIDLRHATGGDVGAWAEEFLRTQRVALAPGSAFGASGEGWVRVCAAASRGDLLHGLSLLPAP encoded by the coding sequence GTGCCGGCCCTCAGCGACCACCTGCGATCCGTTCCTCCCAGCGGCATCCGTCGCATCTTCGAGATCGCGCTCACCCTCGACGACGTCACCATGCTCGCGGTCGGCGAGCCCGATGTGCCGGTGGCGGGGCACATCATCGAGGCGGCCAGGCGTGCCTGGGAGGCGGACGAGACCGACTACGTGGCCAACGCCGGCATCCCGGCGCTGCGCCACGCCTTCGCCGATCGTTTCGCGGTGAACCATGGCGTCGACCTGTCGCCCGAGCGGGTCTGGGTCACTGTCGGCGGCACGCAGGCGCTGCACCAGGCGATGGGTCTCGTGCTGGGCCCCGGCGACGAGGTGCTCGTGCCCGACCCCGGATACACGACGTTCTCGATGAGCCCCAGGATGCTGAGCGCGGTGCCGGTGCCCTATGCGCTGCGTCCGGAGGTCGACTTCCTGCCGGAGCTCGAGGCGATCGAGGCGCTCATCACACCGCGCACGCGGGCGATCGTCGTGAACTCGCCGTCGAACCCGCTCGGCACGGTCATCGACGGCGGGCTCGCGCAGGGGCTTCTCGAGCTCGCGCGCCGCTACGACCTCTGGATCATCAGTGACGAGGTGTACGCGGAGCTGACCTGGGGCGATCCGCACGTGAGTCTGACCGCCCTCGATGCGCGAAGCGACGAGCCGAGGGTCCTGGGCGTGTTCTCCCTCTCGAAGTCCTACGCCATGACGGGAGTGCGGGTGGGCTTTCTCATCACCCCGCTCGGCATGGATCAGACCCTGCGCACGGTGCAGGAAGCGATGATCGCGTGCGTAGCCGCGCCCGATCAGCGCGCGGGCGTCGCGGCGCTCACCGGCGACCAGAGCAACATCGCTCTCGCGCGCGCTCATTACCGTCGGAACCTGGATGCGGCGATCGCGCTGCTCGACGAGCGCGGCATCGCCTACCGGGTGCCCGACGGCGCGTTCTACCTGTGGATCGATCTGCGCCACGCGACCGGCGGCGACGTCGGGGCGTGGGCGGAGGAGTTCCTGCGCACCCAGCGCGTCGCCCTCGCACCCGGTTCCGCCTTCGGCGCCTCGGGCGAGGGATGGGTGCGCGTGTGCGCGGCCGCCTCGCGCGGCGATCTGCTCCACGGGCTGTCCCTGCTTCCCGCGCCCTGA